The genomic interval TACGACACCGAGCTGCGCGCCTCCCACAAGGAGGGCATCGACAAGGTCGGCCAGGAGGTCGGCACCCCGGTCATCGCCGTCCCCGGCGCGGACGGCGAGCAGATCGCCTTCTTCGGCCCGGTCGTCACCCCCGCCCCCAAGGGCGAGGAGGCGGCGAAGCTCTGGGACGGCACGCTGCTGGTCGCCTCCATCCCGGGCTTCTACGAGATCAAGCGAACCCGGACACAGGGCCCGATCTTCGACTGACGTCGGCCGAGTCCGTGGCCGCGCGTATCCGCGCAGGTCCATGGCCGCGCGTATCCGCGCAAATCCGTGGCCGTGTGTATCCGCACGGGGGACGATGCCCCCATGCGGATACGCGCGGGCGAGGCGGCCGAAGCCGCCGCACTGACCGAACTGGCCCTCCGGTCGAAGGGCCACTGGGGGTACGACGCGGAGTTCCTGGCCGCCTGCCGCGAGGAGTTGACCGTCCGTCCTGCGGACGTGGCGGCCCGGCGGACGGCGGTGGCCGAGGAGGACGGCCGGATCCTGGGCTTCACCACCCTGGACGGAGAGCCGCCGAGGGGCGCGCTCGGCATGATGTTCGTCGAGCCGGACACCATCGGCAGGGGGGTCGGGCGACGGCTGTTCGCCCACACCATGGACGAGGCCCGCCGCCTCGGCTTCACCCGCCTCACCATCGACGCCGACCCGAACGCGGAGCGCTTCTACCGGGCCATGGGCGCGGTCCGGATCGGCGTCACCCCGTCCGGCTCCATCCCGGGCCGCGAACTCCCGCTGCTGGAGATCGCGCCGGCCTGAGGCGGGCCGACAAAGGGCCGACAACGGGCCGCCAACGGGCCGAAGGCCGACTTCCGGCCCGTTGTCAGTGGTGCGCCGTACGGTGAGAGGCATGCGCATCTCACCGGAAATGATCACGATCGACTGTGCCGACCCCCAGGCCCTGGCCGCCTGGTGGGCCGAGGCGCTGGGCGTCGAGGACACGCAGGACTACGACGCGTTCGTCGTCCTCGCGGCGACCCCGCTGGTCCTCGGCTTCCAGCGGGTCCCCGAGCCCAAGGCCGCCAAGAACAGGGTCCACGTCGACTTCTCCTCGCCCGACCGCCCGGCCGACGTGGAGCGCCTGGCGAAGCTGGGCGCGACCGTCGTCGGCGAGCAGTCGATGCAGGGAATGTCCTGGACGGTCCTCAGGGATCCGGAGGGCAACGAGTTCTGCCTCGCCGACGCCGGAAGCCACTGACCCAAGGGCTGTCCCGCCGGGAACAGCGGGACAGCCCGGCGGGGTTCGTGGGACCCGCCGGGTCCCACCGCCGCTACCGCGCGCCCGGCTCCGCCGCCTTCTTGAACACCTCGAAAACGGCCAGGTAGTTCGACTCGCCGTGGCCGTCCTCGATGGCCTGTGCCGCGATCTCCCGCATCAGTCGCGGCTGCCCCGCGTGCACGCCCTGCTCCTCGCAGGTGAGGGCGATGTGCTCCAGCGCGTTCAGGTTCATGTGCATGGTGCCCAGCTCGCCCGGGTAGTGGCCCGCGTCCAGATCCGGCGCCTGCTCGACGAGGGTCGCGTCCACCACCGTGGGCAGGAACCAGTTCACCGCCAGATCGGCGAACTCCTCGGCCCGTACGCCCGCCGAGCCGACGAGCGCGGTGGCGTGCAGGAAGCCGTTCATCGTCGCGTACATCAGGCCGAGCAGCGCCGCGTTGTGGAGCACCGCGAGCCCGGGATCGGAGCCGAGGTACCGGGGGTCGCCCAGGCTCGCCAGCGTGGCCCGGTGGGCGTCGAAGACCTCGCGCGGACCGCTGAAGAGGAAGACGGATCCGGGGTCCCCGACGAGGGGCGGCGGCACCATGACCGCACCGTCCAGGTAGGTGACGCCTCGCTCGGCCGCCCACGAGGCCGCCGCGTGCGCCTCGTTCGGCGTACCGGAGTTGAGGTTGACCAAGGTCCGGCCCGCCGACGCGCCCCCGGCGGGATCGAGCACCTCGTACAGCGTCGCGTAGTCCTTGAGGCAGACGACGGTGAGAGGGCCGGCGGCAACGGCGTCGGCCACGGACCCCGCGAGCCGCGCGCCCCGGGCGACGAGATCCTTGGCCTTCTCCGGGGTGCGGTTCCAGACGGTGGTGGGATGGCCGTTCTTCAGAAGGGCTCCGGCGAGGGCGAGCCCCATGGGACCGAGGCCGATGACGGTAACGGGATTGTCCTGCGGGCGTGTTGAAGACTGATGTGTCATGCGCAATAGGCTGCTGTCTCACACCGGTGTGAGAGTCAACCGAATGTGGTGGTCGTCATATGCGCATGGGGGAGTTCGCTCGACGGACGGGCGTCAGCCAGCGTCTGCTGCGCTACTACGAGGAACAGGGCCTCCTGAGCCCGGCCCGTCGCCCGAGCGGCTACCGCGAGTACGAGGAAGCGGACGTCGTGACCGTACGGGGCATCCGCATGCTGCTGGCCGCCGGCCTGAACACCGCAGTCATCGCCGAGCTGCTGCCCTGCATGGTCGACGAGGACCGCATCCTGGAGCCGGCCTGCTCCGGCATGCTCCCCGACCTGCACCGCGAACGCGCCCGCATCGACGAGGCAGCCGCCGCCCTCCTGGCCGCCCGCAACCGGCTGGACGCGCTGATCGAGCTGACGGCCGAGGGGGGTGTGACCGACGAGGAGGCGTGCGTGGCGGTCGGGCGTGTTCAGAGCGGTGATCACCCGGCCGTCGGCGGTCCGAGGTAGGTGCCCCCGGAGACGTCGATGGTCTGGCCGGTTATCCAGCGCCCCCGCGGCCCCGCCAGGAACCCCACCACGTCGGCGACGTCCTCCGGCAGGCCCATGCGCCCGAGCGCGGTGATCGACTCCAGTGCGGCCACCGCTTCGGGAACGTCGGCGTAGGCGCCGATCATGTCGGTCAGCACCACTCCGGGTTCGACCGTGTTCACGGTGATCCCCCGCTGTCCCAGTTCGTTGGCGAGCGACGGTCCGAGGGCCGCCAGCGCCGCCTTGCTGACGGTGTAGCCGATCTGCTGGGGATTCGCGATCCGGGTGGCCGCCGAGCCCATGTTGACGATCCGCCCACCGTCCCGCAGCAGCGGCAGCGCGCGCTGGACGACGAAGACCGGCGTGCTCACGTTGATCGCCAGCACCCGCGTGAACTCCTCCTCGGTGAGCTGCCCGATCGACGTGGCCGAGTGAATGCCCGCGTTGTTGACGAGAATGTCCAGGCCGTCCGCGCGGTGCTCCTTGAGCCCGGCCCCGAGCCCCTCGAACAGCCGGTCCACCGCCCCGCTCCCGCCGAACAGGGCCCGCACCGTGAAGGCCCTGCCACCGGCCTCGACGATCCGCCCCACGGTCGCGGCGGCTGCCGCTTCGTTGCCGCCGTAGTGGACCGCGACCAGCGCCCCCTCGGCGGCGAGCCGCAGGGCGACCGCACGCCCGATGCCTCGCGAAGCGCCTGTCACCAGTGCGGTCCGGCCGTCCAGCTCCCCCATGATCGCCTCTCCGCTCGCGAAGACCGGGCTCCTGGTCGGACCCGGGAACGATTCAGCCTAGGGGGCGTCGGTGGAGCGTGGTGCTGGATGCGTCGAAACGTCAAGGGCCCTCGTTGCCGCCGGAGTTGTCCTCATCGCCCGCGAGCCGCTGGACCTCACCGTGGATGTGCTGGGTGATGAGGTCACCGAGCGGGTCGGTCACGGTCCAGGAGTGCGGGCCGGGGTGGTGGTCGAGGTACGCGCACGAGGTGACGGCGCGAGTCACCAGGTCGCGGAGGAGGGCGGGGCACAGGGGCAGAGTGGCGAACCGGTAGACGCGGTGGGCGCCGGTGCCGGCCCACAGGAGCCACAAGTCCCGTTCGACGTCGGGGACATCGGCGGTCCAGATGTGGGCGGCGTGCTCGGCGGCCTCGTCGTGCTCGCCCAGTTCGCAGAGGAGGAAGTCGTCCTGGGCGAGGACGTCGGGCGGGTGCTCGGGACCGCCTTCCATGGTGGCGAGCGCGAGGAGCGCCTCGACGAACGGTACGACGGTGACGGCGGTGCATTGCAGCACGGGGCAGGTCTCTTCCGTTCTCCTCCCGGAGGCCACGGGCGGTACGAAGCTCCGCCCGTGGCCTCCGGGAAGTGCGGGGGGCGGGGCACGGTTCACATCGGCAGGTCCCACCCCGTACCGTCCTCGGAGCCGATCCACACCCGCTGCCCAGCAGCCGAGACCGTGATGCCGAAGCCCTCCTGGTGCGGCTCTCCCGCTGCCTGCCAGAGCCGGATCGCGGTCTCGACCCGGTCCCACAGGCGTACGGGACCGCGCTGTACGACCGTCCACCCGCCATCGGGCCCGAGTCCCGTCCGCGCCTGCGATCCGGTGGAGACGTCCCAGAGGATCTGCTCCGCCCCCGCCCCCATACGTTCCGCAGCCGGAGCGGCGAGCTGGGCCACCCAACTGCCCGTCCACGTCCCGATCATCGCCGGGTCGATCAGGCTCGGCCGCTCCTCGCCGGGCAGCAGGGGCAGGGCCGGGCGCGGCGGCCGGTCGTGCGGACGCGCGATCATGAAGCTGGTGAACCCGGGCAGAAGCCGTCCCGTCGCGCTCCCGGGCCCGGTCACGGTGAGGAGTGTCAGTCCGGACGCGTAGCCCCAGCCGGAAAGGGTGACCAGGATCTTCCCGCCCGGCTTCACCTGGTGCAGCCAGGCCAGGGGGACGTACCGGACCGAGCATGTGGCGATCAGGCGGTCGTACGTGCTCGGGCCCGCGTACGGGTCGCCCCGCAGACCGTCCCCGACGACCAGGCGCGGCGCGTACCCGGCTGACGCGAGGGCGGAGGCGGCGGCCCGGCCGACCACGGGGTCGTACTCGATGCTGGTGAGCCGGTCGTCGCCGAGGCGGTGCGCGCCGAGGGCGGTCGAGTAGCCGGTCCCCGTGCCGACCTCCAACACTCGTTGTCCCGCATCGACGTCGAGCTGCTGCCACATACGCAGCACGAGCGACGGCAGGGTCGACGACGACGTCGGATCGCCCGTGACGCTGTCGTCCGTCACATCGCCGGGCCGGACACGGCCGTCGAGCTGGGTGATGAGTGTCCGGTCGGTGTAGATCCCTTCCAGCCACCCGTCCTCACCCTGGTGAACGGGCCGGTAGCTGGTAGGGGCGCTGTCGGGGACCCGCACGAAGTAGGAGCTGAGGAACAGCTCCCGAGGAACTGCCTGGGCGGCATCGTGCCATGCGGGGTCGGTGAGCGCCCCGTCCTCGGTGAGCGCGTCCGCGAGGACGGTACGCAGGCGAGCGGAGCTACTCATGTGTCGGAGCCTTTCTCCAGCTGATCGGCAAGCGCGTGGGCGATGCCTTGGGTGGTTTCGGGCGGCTGCCAGGCCCACTGCCCGTTGGGGTTGCATTCGAGGAAGTACCAGGTCCCGTCGCGGGCTACGGCGAAGTCGAACGCCCCGTAAACCAGACGGAAGTGGGCGAGGTAGGCGTGAACGGACTTTCCCACCGCTTCGGGTACGTCCACGGGTCCGCACCGCATGAGGTCCTGCCGGCGCCGCCAGTCCAGATCGGGACTGTCGATCCTCACCCCGGACAGCCACGGCCCGACGCCGGTGATACGCACGTCGAACGCCTTGTCCACCCGGGCCTGGAAGAGGTGGGGACAGACGGCCACGGCGTCGGTGATCTCCTGCTCACGCACTTCGCGGACCCAGACGCTGTGAGGTTGGCCGGCCACGCGGTAGGGCGTGTTCCACACAGGCTTGTAGACAACTCCGCCTCTGTGCTGCGCGGTGAACTCCCGAGCATCCCGTACGACATGGGTGATCAGCGTGTCGGGGACCAGGAATCCGCACTGCTGTGCCGCCGCGAGCTGGGCGGGCTTGTACTCGGCCGCACGGTTGTTCCACGGGTGGTTGACGTAGTGCGCGCCCGGGAGGGACGCGAGGATGCCTCCGGTTCCCCAGAAGGACTGCTCGGCCGCGAACCGGCGGTCGCGCTCGTCCAGCCCCGAAGGGCCGTCGTACGGCGACGGCCTGCGGACCCAGACGGACCGCACCCGGGTGAGATCGAGGTCCCGAGTCGGGGTCCGCAGGAAACCCCGCTGAACGCCCGCGCTGTACGTGGCGGACAGCGAGGCCCCTGCGAGCAGGTCGGTGCCGGGGTCGAGGCGAACCACGGGCACGCGCCGCGCGGCGAGGACGCGCAGCACGAAGTCCGTGGTCACGTCGTGGAGATTGGTCAGAACCAGCACCGACCCGCGTCGGTCGTCCATCAAGCGGACTGGTCCTGGTCGTAGGACTCGGTGCTGTCGGAGTCGGTCGCTCCACCCGGTGCCGCGCCGTCGCCCGGGGTGGTGTGGGTCGGCGTCAGCCCGCTGGTGCTGGTGCCGTGGCCGCCCATCTCGACCGCGCGGCCGTTCTCGTAGACGACCAGGGCGATCTGCGTATCGGTGTCGAGTACGGGGGCGAACTGCGGGACGGCGATGGTGTCCTCGTACGGTCCCATTCGGCTCGTGCCCCACGGTGCGGGCGTGTGCGTCATCGTGCTCATCTTCGTGTACCTCCGTGCTGGTGCTGGTGCTGGTGCTGGTGCTGGCCGGTTGCTCTCCTGCTGACGTCTGCCGCGCGGCTCCTACGGCGGCGACCTCAGCCGCCGGACCAGCGCGTCCACCTCGGCCGAGCGCCAGTGGCCTCGCTGCGCGATCGCCGCGCCCAGCCCGGGGAAGTACCGGTCCCGGTAGGCGGGGTCGGCCTCGATGCGTACGCGCTCGGCGAAGGGCGAGGGCGGAGGTGACGCAGGTGGGCGGCGCAGGGGGACTTCACGGGAGCCGGGTCCGGACGGGCAGGTGGACCCAGACGGTCTTTCCGGGGTTGCGCGGCCGTACGCCCCACCGCTCGGCGAGCGCGTCGACGATGAGCAGGCCCCGGCCGGACGTCTCGTCGTCGCTGGGCTTGCGGAGTTCCGGCATCAGCCACTGGTAGGAGTCGGCGACCTCCAGGATCAGTACGCCGTTCCGACGCCGTAAACCCAACTCGAAGTAGTCGCCGGTGCCTTTGGCATGGGCGAGGACGTTGGTGGCCAACTCGCTGGTGATCAGCGTCGCGTCGTCGATGAGCCCGCCGAGTTTCCACCCGACCAGGACTGTTCTGACGTGCCGCCGAGCGGCGGAGACGGAGTCCCTGCGGACCCGGAACCTCTTGCTGTCTGTGCGCCCGGACATACGTCCCCCAAGGTCGTGGGCAGGCGGAACCAAGATCACCTGACGTGCTGGAATCAGCACTCGGTGTGACGTAATCCACGCTAGAGGTCGAGTGAGACGTGAAGCAAGTGAATCTGTAGTGCAAACTTGCATTCACTCGTCCGAGGCAACTCGCTAGCGAGAGCGAACAGTTGCCAGGCAGACTGACCGGAAGGGAGAGGGGGATCCATGCCCGCAGGTGGGAAGCCCACAGTGCGCAGTCGGAGGTTGGGTGCGGCACTCAAGCGGCTGCGGCTGAACGCGTGTCTGGACCAGGAGCACGCTGCCGATGCGGTGGCATGTTCCACGGCAAAGATCAGCCGCATCGAATCGGGCACGGTCAGCGCACGCGTCGGCGATGTGCGAGTGCTGCTTGATCTGTACGAGGTGGCGGATGTTGTCGAGCGTCAGCTGCTGGAGAAGCTGGCGCGGGACAGTAACAAGCGTGGATGGTGGATGGACTTCGATGCCGGGCAACCCGTGCGGGAGATTCTGGGCGACTTTCTTTCCCTGGAGTCCGACGCCACATATATCCGGACCTGGCAGCCGGTTCTCATCCCGGGCCTCCTCCAGACTCCCGAGTACACGCGGGCGTTGACCGATGCCAGCCCGGACGTGATCAGTGAGGAAGCGGCCGACATGGTCGTCAAGGTCAGGCAGGAGAGGCGCCGTGTCTTCGAGGAGACGGGCGCACGGTTCGCTGCCGTGATCTGGGAGCCGGCGATCACCGGCCCGATGCCTTCCCCCGCTGTTCACCGGGCTCAGCTCGCCCACCTCAACAAGATGGCCAAGCAGCCCAACATGACCATTCAGGTGCTGCCGCACACCGAGTGGGCTGCTGCGCGAGTGTCGCCCGCGTTCGTCGGGCTTTCGTACGCCCAGGAGACCTCCCCCGAAGTGATCGTTGTTGATGCGGTCGCCAACTGCATCATCCTCGAAGAGCGCGATGTCATGGCCAGCTACGTACACGCCTTTGACACGCTCAGGTCGGCAGCCCTCACGCGGACTGAGAGCATGGCTTTCATCGAGAAGATCGCGAGCAGTGTCGCCGCAGGGAACGAGGAACCGTGAGCAGCCTGGACATAGTGACTTCCTTCGAGAGGTCTTCGTATTCCTCCGGGGGGCAGGGAACCGAGTGCGTCGAGGTCGCCCACACCGCCGACGGCGGCCGGGCCGTCCGTGACAGCAAGGATCCGGCCGCCGGGCTCCAGTTCTACGGCCCCGGCCACTGGGCCGCGTTCATCGACGGTGTGAAGGCCGGCACGTTCGGCGGCTGACGGCTCAGCCCGGAGACGGGGGTCGGGCCAGCGCGCTCGGACGTGCCGTGACGTCCGGTGCGGCGGCACGAAGGGCACCTCACCCCCAGAGCCTGGCAGAGTATCCGCGTGATGCAGAAGAAGCTCGACGCGCTCTCGCAGATTGTGGCCGAGTGCAGGGCCATGCCGTTTCCCCCGGGGTTCCGCGGCTTGGATGTCGAGGACCAGGACATGGTGATGCTCGACGCGGACACCGCCGGCTACGTCTCCCGCGTTCTCGTAGGCCCGCTCCCCGAACCGGCCCGAGGAGGCTTGATCAGGCTGGTGGGGGTGTTCGAGAAAGTTCTTCCGGCGATCAGCGACGAGTATGCGAGGAAGTACTACACGCGTGCACGCGACGCGGCCGCGCTGGCCGCCGAGATCGAAGTCATGCGCGACGAGTAGTCCCCTGGCAGGAGACGTTCGCCGGGCCGGCGGTCGTGGCGGCAGGAGGCCCGGTGACGTCGACCGCCGGCCCGAACAACCCGGCGAACCCGCGCTCTCGGCACTGGGCGTTCGCGGTGCCGTGTCGTCGCGGGTCGCGAGCCTCGCCGCGTTCCCCCGCGCGGCGGAGGCGGATCATCACGCGGCAGGACGTGTCGGGCTGTGCGGCGCGCGAGATTCGGGGTATGACGACGACGGATCCCACCCCGCCGGAAACCCACGTGCCGCCACCGGCGCGGGCCCCGGTCCCGCCGCCCCCGCGCTGGGCGGTCCGCGCCGCCCATTTCACGGCGTGGTCGACGGTCCCCTCCGGGGTGTGGCGCGTCGCGCTCGTGCTCGGGGTGCCGGTCGGGGTGACGGAGCGCGAGGAGTCCCTCGCCGGGTTCCCGGGCAATTGCCCATTGCTCGCCCTCGCTTACCTCCTGCTGCTCGGCGCGGTCGCCGAGGCCGCCTCGTACCTCACGCTCGGCCTGGTGCGACCGAGACGCCCCCGGCATCGCCGCCTCCAGCTCCGCCACCGTGCCCGACATCACCGTACGGATGTGGCGCGTCAGGTGGTCCGCCGGCCAGTCCCACCAGGCCACCGCCAGCAGGCGCGCGACGTCCGCGGAACTGGCCGATGACCAGGCTCCGGGCCGTAGTGGCAGAGCACGTTGCAGGTCTCGCCCTCCGTGGCGTGCATGGCCATTTCGTGCTGCTACTGGTCGCCGGCCTTCACCAACTCCGAGGTCAACCAGGGGCTTCGGCTGGACCACACGCGGCTGGCCGGTTTCTACGGGTCGCGGCTCGAACCGCTGACTGACGGCGTGGCAGGATGAGTTGGTAAGGCTGCAGGGAATCAGGCTTGCGCACAACGGGGGTTGCTGACTGTGGGCTACACCATTCCTGACGGCGTCGACACCATGCTCGACGTGGTCGGCGTCGGTTGGCCCAACGTCGACGAAGATGCCTACCGCGACATGGCGGATGCTTTGAGGCAGTTCGCGGAAGACGCGGAGGACGACGGAGGTGCCGCGCACCGGCATATCCAGCAACTGCTCCTCAGCGGACAGAGCGAATCACTGACCGCTCTTGATACGCACTGGTCGAAGGTACAGAGCAAGCACAAGGACCTGGCGAAAGCTGCCCGGCTCATTGCGGGTGCTCTTGACAGGGTCGCGGACCTGATCGTGGCCCGGAAGATCGCCGCTGTTGGAGAGCTGGCCGACCTCTGCGCCACCGTGGGCATCACGCTCGCCTTCGCTCCGGTGACAGCTGGCCTGTCAACCCTTCTGGCGGGGGCGAAGATCGCGGCCACCCGTATCGCGTTCAAGAGGATCCTCAAGGAGATGGCAGAGGCTGCCGTGGCGGAGATCGTGGCCATCCTTACGGAGCCCGCGGTCGCCGCGATCGAGGACGTCGTTGCGGACCTGGCCATCCAGACCGCGCTGAACGTGGCCGGTGTGCGAAACGGGGTCAATATCGACCAGGCAGTACGTGCGGGCGATGTGGGACTCCAGCTCAACTCTGCAGCGGGGGCAACCGGTCCTGGCCCCCACGCAGGAGCCGGTCCGGTCATCGATCACGACGCGCACGCCAATACGGGCATGCGCCTGGCCGGCGTCCAGGTATCCATGCGCGAAAAGACCGGTGGCAAGCTCACGAAGGCCAAGGGTCACCATGGCCGGGCCAAGGGCAAGGACTCTCTGACGGCAGTCCTCGACACCACCATCGACGGCGTGACCGACAGGCTCGGCAAGGCGCTCAAAGACCTTGGCGACCATGTCGGGAATACGCTGCCCAACTCCATTTCCAAGAGCTCGAAGATCCACAAGGAATCCGACCAGGACGTTCGCGATGGGATCAAGAAGATCCAGTCCGGTTCCGGCCAGGACGCCGGTGCCGGGCCTGGGGGAGGTGGGGGAGGCGGTCGCAACGGTGGAGGAGGCGGCACGCCCGGGGGCGAACCCAACGGAAAGCCGATCAGCCCACAGCCAGGCTGGCACGGCAGAAGCGCCGGCAAGATGAAACATCATCGGCGCGACGCGCTCGACGTCAGTCACCTCAGCGAGGAGCAGCAACGGGCCGCCCTGGTCCGCGAGACCCGCCGCCTGGCGGACGACGCCCGCGACCGGGAGGCGGGGCATAATCCGCCTGGCAAGGACCGCCTGGTGAAATCCTGTGCGGGAGGGCTGTTGCACGAGGGAACCCTGACGAGTCACTCCAGCTCGACCAAACGGCACGGACAGACGCTCCTGGAGACCCATCCCGCGCTCCAAAGCGTGGTCGACCGAGTGGAGAGGGAGATTCGAGCGGATAATGAGAACCCCGGTGCGGGGCATGGTAAGTGCGCCGAGATCGCGCTTGTCTCCGACCGGCTCCATGGTATAGAAGAAAGAGACAAGGCCGCGGTAAGTACGGCAGAAGACATTCGAAGAGTCATGGAAGGCGCGCGTGTCTACTCTCTTCAGATCGGAGAGCAGGACTCGCCCACGGGATTCAAAAACCACGGTGACTACAAAGAGCCATGCCGATCCTGCTCCAGGATCCTGCCGCTGATCGGCGTCACTGCGCACACCTAGAACGAGAGTGAAGATGCCAATACTTTCCACGGCCGAAGAAGTGGACGCGTGGCTGACAGAAGCCGGGTGGTACCCAGGACGGGATGCCGCACGGGAGGCGGAGGAGGCTGTCGCGACTGTGACCAGCCGTTACCGTGCCTACGGGGTGGACATCGAACCCTCTGCGGCGGCACTCGCCTTCATTCGGGAGCATGTCTCCCTCCGGGCGGTCATCGACACCGCTCCGGAGAACTTCGCAATCTTCACTCCGCACCTTGTGTTCAAGGGTGACGCCGAGGAGGTCGCTGAACTGGCCGGAGAACTCGGCGTCAAGCTATTCCCGGTCGGTTATGACACTTATGACGGATCCACCATTCTCATGGATGAAGCCGGTCGATTCTTCTTCTCTCATCACACTGGTTCCTACTATCTGGGAAGCGAAAAGCACGAAGCCTTGATGAGTCTTATGTCCAGCGAAATGGATGATGCGGAGGATTACTTTGTCTGACTTGATTCCGGGCGTCGCCGCGTCGCTGCTCGTTCGCGGGAAAATTTCGAGCCATACCAGCCTCGGCGGAGACGAGCAGCCTGATCTGCACCCGGCTGTGCGCGAATTCTTCGATGCGCTTCCTGTAGCGGAACGCGAAGCCTTTATCGGCTACTGCGCCGAGTCCGCGTTGATCTCGGACCAGTTGTGGAGTCTGGATCGCCAACGCGCCGATGGTGGAACAAGCACCCTCGACGAGGGTGCGGTCCATCTCGCAGGTGCCGCCCTGGTCGCGAAGAAGATCCGGGGCCACGGCGACCCCGAGCACGGTACTCCGGCTCCGGTGTGCCGCTCGTGCTCGGCGCTGCTCGACCGCCTCCGCGTCACCGTCGTGGACGCATGACACCGAACCATGACGTGCTGGCGGCCGCAGGATGGCATGACGGCCGTGACGTCAGGGATGATGCGATGTCAGCCGTTCTCAAGACGATCGCGCTCGTCGAGCCT from Streptomyces sp. CA-278952 carries:
- a CDS encoding SUKH-3 domain-containing protein, translating into MPILSTAEEVDAWLTEAGWYPGRDAAREAEEAVATVTSRYRAYGVDIEPSAAALAFIREHVSLRAVIDTAPENFAIFTPHLVFKGDAEEVAELAGELGVKLFPVGYDTYDGSTILMDEAGRFFFSHHTGSYYLGSEKHEALMSLMSSEMDDAEDYFV
- a CDS encoding YwqJ-related putative deaminase codes for the protein MSDLIPGVAASLLVRGKISSHTSLGGDEQPDLHPAVREFFDALPVAEREAFIGYCAESALISDQLWSLDRQRADGGTSTLDEGAVHLAGAALVAKKIRGHGDPEHGTPAPVCRSCSALLDRLRVTVVDA